The following are encoded together in the Platichthys flesus chromosome 9, fPlaFle2.1, whole genome shotgun sequence genome:
- the acer1 gene encoding alkaline ceramidase 1 — MGGVYSSERMAGAFAYESSDLDWCEDNYKHSEHVVEYFNTISNFSFFIISPVMLYLLHPYAKERNLAIHLVWIMMIFVGLFSWYFHMTLSFVGQMLDELSIVWALAAAYSVWFPRKMFPSFIKERSTFSRLVLLVTVVTTVTSFVKPTVNAYALNSFGLHMVYTVAVEMRCCTDQKVLRLAKFAVALWVLAISCWISDRFGCSFWQELNFCYMHGFWHILIGMSVAYGSTLMAYLDATNEIPYSLPGLQFWPCAEWPVGLPHIVLKGTTKTRKQC, encoded by the exons atggggG GCGTCTACTCCAGTGAACGGATGGCAGGAGCTTTCGCCTACGAGAGCTCAGATCTCGACTGGTGTGAGGACAACTACAAACACTCTGAACATGTGGTGGAATATTTCAACACT ATTAGCAACTTCAGTTTCTTCATCATATCTCCTGTCATGCTCTACCTCCTCCATCCTTACGCCAAAGAGAGGAACCTGGCAATCCACCTGGTTTGGATCATGATGATTTTTGTAG GACTCTTCTCATGGTACTTCCACATGACTCTTAGTTTCGTTGGCCAGATGTTGGATGAGCTGTCAATCGTGTGGGCGTTGGCGGCGGCATATTCAGTGTGGTTCCCCCGCAAGATGTTTCCTTCTTTTATAAAAGAAAG GTCCACATTTTCCCGACTCGTCCTGTTGGTAACTGTCGTCACCACGGTGACATCATTCGTCAAACCTACAGTCAACGCCTACGCTTTGAACAGCTTTGGCCTCCACATGGTTTACACTGTGGCAGTCGAGATGAGATG CTGCACTGACCAGAAGGTTCTGCGTCTGGCCAAGTTTGCCGTGGCACTGTGGGTGCTCGCCATCTCCTGCTGGATCAGTGACCGCTTTGGCTGCAGCTTCTGGCAGGAGCTGAACTTCTGCTACATGCACGGTTTCTG GCACATTCTCATTGGGATGTCGGTGGCTTACGGCAGCACCCTGATGGCTTACCTGGACGCCACCAATGAGATCCCGTACTCGCTGCCTGGACTGCAGTTCTGGCCCTGTGCCGAGTGGCCTGTTGGATTACCTCACATCGTCCTGAAAGGCACAACCAAAACACGCAAACAGTGCTAA